A window of the Buchnera aphidicola (Pterocallis alni) genome harbors these coding sequences:
- the bioA gene encoding adenosylmethionine--8-amino-7-oxononanoate transaminase — MKKNNFIFDLQHIWHPYESMIKPLPCYMVTEASGIHLKLQSGIKIIDGMSSWWSNIHGYNNIELNNAMKKQINKMSHIMFGGITHNPAIKLCKKLINILPKKLECIFLCDSGSVSIEVAMKMAIQYWNISKNPKKKFLTIHNGYHGDTFLAMSICDPINSMHSIYEHILPKQLFAKQPKISYHEKWNNYDIHSFIKLIVKFKSQIAAVVIEPIVQGIGGMKFYHPEYLRQVRLLCNIHHIPLIIDEIATGFGRTGKMFAYQHANIVPDILCLGKALTGGMMTLSATVTSKKIASVISNSKPYRLMHGPTFMGNPLACIAASKNISILSNNNWKKKVKKIEKYLKKKLLILSNHPRIVEIRILGSIAVIECYNFINIKLMQNFFVNHGVWIRPFKKIIYLTPPYIIKYFHLKKIIIAITHAIKNNLLFLI, encoded by the coding sequence ATGAAAAAAAATAATTTTATCTTTGATTTACAACATATCTGGCATCCTTATGAATCTATGATTAAACCATTACCATGTTATATGGTTACTGAAGCTTCTGGAATACACTTAAAATTACAAAGTGGAATAAAAATAATTGATGGCATGTCTTCTTGGTGGTCAAATATACATGGTTATAATAATATAGAATTAAATAATGCAATGAAAAAACAAATTAATAAGATGTCTCATATAATGTTTGGAGGTATAACTCATAACCCTGCTATCAAATTGTGTAAAAAATTAATCAATATTTTACCAAAAAAGTTAGAGTGTATTTTTTTATGTGATTCAGGTTCTGTTTCAATAGAAGTAGCTATGAAAATGGCAATACAATATTGGAATATTTCAAAAAATCCAAAGAAAAAATTTTTAACAATTCATAACGGATACCATGGAGATACATTTTTAGCAATGTCAATATGTGATCCAATTAATTCTATGCATAGTATATATGAACATATTTTACCAAAACAATTATTTGCTAAACAACCAAAGATATCATATCATGAAAAATGGAATAATTATGATATCCATTCTTTTATTAAATTAATAGTAAAATTTAAGTCACAAATTGCAGCAGTAGTTATAGAACCTATCGTACAAGGTATAGGTGGTATGAAATTTTATCACCCAGAATATCTTAGACAAGTTCGATTGTTATGTAATATACATCATATTCCGCTCATTATAGATGAAATAGCAACTGGTTTTGGAAGAACAGGAAAAATGTTTGCCTATCAACATGCAAATATTGTACCAGATATATTATGTTTAGGAAAAGCATTAACAGGAGGTATGATGACTTTATCGGCTACTGTCACTAGTAAAAAAATTGCTAGTGTAATTAGTAATAGCAAACCATATAGATTAATGCATGGACCAACATTTATGGGTAATCCCCTTGCATGTATCGCAGCAAGTAAAAATATTTCTATATTGAGTAATAATAATTGGAAAAAAAAAGTTAAAAAAATTGAAAAGTATCTAAAAAAAAAACTACTTATATTATCTAATCATCCTCGTATTGTAGAAATACGTATTTTAGGATCCATTGCAGTTATTGAATGTTATAATTTTATTAATATTAAATTAATGCAAAATTTTTTCGTTAATCATGGTGTATGGATTCGTCCTTTTAAAAAGATAATATATTTAACGCCCCCTTATATTATTAAATATTTTCATTTAAAAAAAATAATTATTGCCATAACACATGCTATAAAAAATAATTTATTATTTTTAATATAA
- the hisS gene encoding histidine--tRNA ligase has protein sequence MKYNIHSVKGMHDHLPLDARLLNKIENIFKKILFNYHYSEIRLPILEKTDLFQKSIGQITDIIGKEMYSFNDKNGHSLTLRPEGTAGCVRSVIQNNLLYHNNPKLWYSGPMFRYERPQTGRYRQFNQLGIETFGFSEPYIELELITIINKFFKKLQIDPHVTLEINCIGSIQSRIQYQKKLKNFLNKNIHLLDKNCIYQLYNNPLRILDSKKKNIQKLLLNAPILINYIDKKSKFYFHQLCYLMNYFNIKYTINYRLVRGLDYYNNTVFEWKTKSLGTQNTICAGGRYDALVQQLGGPSTPSCGLAIGVDRLLLLLKKLSIFQQKKDKIDIYIFFSLQSIQMLVFDVSEKIRNYKPNLKISLELKIKPFKKILKNIVQYKSKIILFLGEKEVKSKRIIIYNTKNQIYKVVKMKNIFTIINSIFL, from the coding sequence ATGAAATATAATATTCATTCTGTTAAAGGAATGCATGATCACCTTCCGTTAGATGCAAGATTATTAAATAAAATAGAAAATATATTTAAAAAAATCTTATTCAATTATCATTATTCAGAAATTAGACTACCTATATTAGAAAAAACAGATTTATTTCAAAAATCAATTGGTCAAATTACTGATATTATTGGGAAAGAAATGTATTCTTTTAATGATAAAAATGGTCATAGTTTAACTTTAAGACCAGAAGGTACAGCTGGTTGTGTAAGATCAGTAATACAAAATAATTTATTATATCATAACAATCCAAAATTATGGTATTCTGGTCCAATGTTTAGATATGAACGCCCCCAAACAGGTCGTTATAGACAATTTAATCAACTGGGTATAGAAACATTTGGTTTTTCAGAACCATATATAGAATTAGAATTAATTACTATTATCAATAAATTTTTTAAAAAATTACAAATTGATCCACATGTAACATTAGAAATCAATTGCATTGGTTCTATACAATCCAGAATACAATACCAAAAAAAATTAAAAAATTTTTTAAATAAAAATATACATCTATTAGATAAAAATTGTATTTACCAATTATATAATAATCCCTTGCGGATTTTAGATAGTAAAAAAAAAAATATACAAAAACTATTATTAAATGCTCCCATTTTAATTAATTATATTGATAAAAAATCAAAATTTTATTTTCATCAATTATGTTATTTAATGAATTATTTTAATATTAAATATACTATAAATTATAGATTAGTAAGAGGATTAGATTACTATAATAATACTGTATTTGAATGGAAAACAAAATCTTTAGGTACACAAAATACGATATGCGCAGGAGGAAGATATGATGCATTAGTTCAACAATTAGGGGGACCAAGTACTCCTTCTTGTGGTTTAGCAATAGGAGTAGATCGATTATTATTACTATTAAAAAAATTATCTATCTTCCAACAAAAAAAAGATAAAATAGATATTTATATATTTTTCTCATTACAATCTATACAAATGTTGGTATTTGATGTATCAGAAAAAATTAGAAATTATAAACCTAATTTAAAAATATCATTAGAATTAAAAATAAAACCGTTTAAAAAAATATTAAAAAATATTGTACAATATAAATCTAAAATAATATTATTTTTAGGGGAAAAAGAAGTTAAATCAAAAAGAATTATTATATACAATACAAAGAATCAAATATATAAAGTTGTTAAAATGAAAAATATATTTACGATAATTAATTCTATATTTTTATAA
- the bioB gene encoding biotin synthase BioB: MKRKWKLEEVNLLFKKPLIDLIYTAQNIHRKYFNPSEMQISTLLSIKTGLCPEDCQYCAQSSRYKTDLKSEKLLNIKKVIAKAQHAKNAGSNRFCMGAAWRNPKAKDMPYLIKIIKKIKNMGMETCMTLGSINIEQAKQLFDAGLDFYNHNLDTSPEMYKKIITTRTYEERLHTLEIVSQSGIKVCSGGILGLGENTTDRAKLLLELSNLKKIPDSVPINMLVKIPGTPMENNTKIHDFDFIKTIAITRIMMPKSYIRLSAGREHMYETMQAMCFLAGANSIFYGCKLLTTTNSSQKKDKKLFKKLGIYSKNAFLNYVNHKKKFNINNNINYYNAAIN, translated from the coding sequence ATGAAAAGAAAATGGAAACTAGAAGAAGTAAATTTATTATTTAAGAAACCATTAATTGATTTAATATATACTGCACAAAACATTCATAGGAAATATTTTAATCCCAGTGAAATGCAAATTAGTACTTTATTATCAATTAAAACAGGTTTATGCCCAGAAGATTGTCAATATTGTGCACAAAGTTCAAGATATAAAACTGATTTAAAATCAGAAAAATTATTAAATATTAAAAAAGTGATTGCAAAAGCACAACATGCTAAAAATGCAGGATCAAATAGATTTTGTATGGGAGCTGCTTGGAGAAACCCTAAAGCAAAAGATATGCCTTATTTAATTAAAATAATTAAAAAAATTAAAAATATGGGTATGGAAACATGTATGACTTTAGGTTCAATTAATATAGAACAAGCAAAACAATTATTTGATGCTGGATTAGATTTTTATAATCATAATTTAGATACTTCTCCAGAAATGTATAAAAAAATTATTACTACTAGAACATACGAAGAAAGATTACATACACTAGAAATTGTCAGTCAATCTGGAATTAAAGTGTGTTCTGGAGGGATATTAGGGTTGGGAGAAAATACAACAGATAGAGCGAAATTACTGTTAGAATTATCTAATTTAAAAAAAATACCTGATAGTGTTCCTATTAATATGTTAGTTAAAATACCAGGAACACCTATGGAGAACAATACTAAAATACATGATTTTGATTTTATTAAAACTATTGCTATTACTAGAATTATGATGCCTAAATCTTATATACGTCTTTCTGCTGGTCGAGAACATATGTATGAAACTATGCAAGCAATGTGTTTTCTTGCTGGAGCAAATTCTATTTTTTATGGTTGTAAATTATTAACTACAACTAATTCTTCACAAAAAAAGGATAAAAAATTATTTAAAAAATTGGGTATATATTCTAAAAATGCATTTTTAAATTATGTTAATCATAAAAAAAAATTCAATATCAATAATAATATCAACTATTATAATGCTGCTATAAATTAA
- the glyA gene encoding serine hydroxymethyltransferase — protein sequence MKNKNFIQYNDKKIWNYIKKETVRQEENIQLIASENYASIAVMQAQGSHLTNKYAEGYPYKRYYGGCKYVDEIELIAINRAKKLFNADYANVQPHSGSQANFAVYLALLKPGDLILGMDLSHGGHLTHGATVNFSGRLYKSMSYGLDKKGKIDYQQLLNTAKKYKPKMIIGGFSSFSGIIDWEKMRQIANIVGAYLVIDIAHISGLVAAKLYPNPIEYADVVTSTTHKTLGGPRGGLILSKNQDDTFYKKLNSSVFPGSQGGPLMHIIAAKAIAFKEAIYPEYQMYQKQVLKNAKVMTQTFIQAGFNIVSGGTKNHLFVIDLVNKKVTGKNIEKSLGLANIIVNKNSIPNDLQNPFVTSGIRIGTPAITRRGFKELECITITKWIINIINNYKNINLISDIKKKVLKLCKNYPVYK from the coding sequence ATGAAAAATAAAAATTTTATTCAATATAATGATAAAAAAATATGGAACTATATTAAAAAAGAAACCGTTAGACAAGAAGAAAATATTCAACTCATCGCTTCTGAAAATTATGCAAGTATTGCTGTCATGCAAGCACAAGGATCACATTTAACAAATAAATATGCAGAAGGGTACCCATATAAAAGATATTATGGAGGTTGTAAATATGTTGATGAAATTGAATTAATCGCTATCAATCGAGCTAAAAAATTATTTAATGCAGATTATGCCAATGTACAACCGCATTCTGGATCACAAGCTAATTTTGCGGTTTATTTGGCTTTATTAAAACCAGGAGATTTAATTTTAGGAATGGATTTATCACATGGGGGGCATTTAACACATGGGGCAACAGTAAATTTTTCTGGAAGATTATATAAATCTATGTCTTATGGATTAGATAAAAAAGGGAAAATTGACTATCAACAATTATTAAATACTGCCAAAAAATATAAACCTAAAATGATCATAGGAGGATTTTCCTCTTTTTCAGGTATTATAGATTGGGAGAAAATGCGTCAAATAGCCAATATAGTCGGTGCATATCTAGTAATTGATATTGCTCATATTTCTGGATTAGTTGCTGCAAAACTATATCCTAATCCTATTGAATATGCTGATGTAGTAACATCTACTACACATAAAACACTAGGAGGGCCAAGAGGGGGTTTAATTTTATCAAAAAATCAAGATGATACATTTTATAAAAAATTAAATTCTTCTGTTTTCCCAGGAAGTCAAGGAGGACCATTGATGCATATTATCGCAGCTAAAGCTATTGCTTTTAAAGAAGCAATATATCCAGAATATCAAATGTATCAAAAACAGGTATTAAAAAATGCTAAAGTTATGACTCAAACTTTTATACAAGCAGGTTTTAATATTGTATCAGGAGGGACAAAAAACCATTTATTTGTAATTGATTTAGTCAATAAGAAAGTCACTGGAAAAAATATAGAAAAATCTTTAGGATTAGCTAATATTATTGTTAATAAAAATTCTATACCAAATGATTTACAAAATCCTTTTGTTACATCTGGTATTAGAATAGGAACTCCTGCTATTACTAGAAGAGGTTTCAAAGAATTAGAATGTATAACTATAACAAAATGGATAATAAACATAATTAATAATTATAAAAATATTAATCTAATATCAGATATAAAGAAAAAAGTATTAAAATTGTGTAAAAATTATCCAGTATACAAATAA
- the rlmN gene encoding 23S rRNA (adenine(2503)-C(2))-methyltransferase RlmN: MQNTQNKNINLTKINLLNLNRKKMYNFLQNISEPKFRAHQIMIWIYHHFCNSFDNMTNINNDLKKKLNNISTITPPKFIKEIISSDNTIKWLVSVKGGLIETIYIPEKKRGTLCISSQVGCILNCHFCATGLQKFKRNLLVSEIIGQIWIAIKKINKMDDPKYPKITNIVMMGMGEPLFNFNNVLTAINIISDTFGFNFTKKKIIISTSGIVPAIYKLSSLLDVKLAISLHASNDTLRNKLMPINKKYNISSLLNAIKQFIKTSKLNKKGITIEYVMLHNINDSLLHAKELIQILKNIPIKINLIPWNKIPNSIFKSSTKEQINKFLNFLNQHNIMTTIRKPRGEDIQAACGQLTGNLPILKTKT, translated from the coding sequence ATGCAAAATACACAAAATAAAAATATTAATTTAACAAAAATAAATTTATTAAATTTAAATCGTAAAAAAATGTATAATTTTTTACAAAATATTAGTGAACCCAAATTTCGAGCTCATCAAATTATGATATGGATATATCATCATTTTTGTAATAGTTTTGATAATATGACTAATATTAACAATGATTTAAAAAAAAAATTAAATAATATAAGTACAATTACCCCACCCAAATTTATAAAAGAAATTATTTCTTCAGATAATACAATTAAATGGCTTGTTTCCGTAAAGGGAGGATTAATTGAAACAATTTATATTCCAGAAAAAAAAAGAGGAACACTGTGTATTTCATCACAAGTAGGATGTATATTAAACTGTCATTTTTGTGCTACAGGATTGCAAAAATTTAAAAGAAATTTATTAGTTTCAGAAATTATTGGACAAATTTGGATAGCTATAAAAAAAATAAATAAAATGGATGATCCAAAATATCCAAAAATTACTAATATAGTTATGATGGGCATGGGGGAACCATTATTTAACTTTAATAATGTTCTTACAGCAATTAACATTATTTCTGATACTTTTGGATTTAATTTCACAAAAAAAAAAATTATTATATCAACTTCTGGTATTGTTCCAGCAATATATAAATTATCTTCTTTATTAGATGTAAAATTAGCTATTTCTTTACATGCATCAAACGATACTTTAAGAAATAAATTAATGCCAATTAACAAAAAATATAATATATCATCTTTACTTAATGCAATTAAACAATTTATAAAAACATCTAAATTAAATAAAAAAGGTATTACTATAGAATATGTTATGTTACATAATATTAATGATAGTTTATTACATGCAAAAGAATTAATACAAATATTAAAAAATATACCTATTAAAATTAATTTAATTCCGTGGAATAAAATTCCAAACAGTATATTTAAATCTAGTACAAAAGAACAAATTAATAAATTTTTGAATTTTTTAAATCAACATAATATCATGACTACAATTAGAAAACCTAGAGGAGAAGATATTCAAGCAGCATGTGGACAACTAACAGGTAACTTACCTATTTTAAAAACAAAAACATAA
- the bioD gene encoding dethiobiotin synthase produces the protein MIKKWFITGTDTNIGKTTVSILLLNKAKKMGFCTAGYKPISSGCIKTNTGYCNNDVLLLKNHSTEKFAYNTINPFSLYHTGPPSILMKQANQLINLTTLSHRLSIIQQKSNWIVIEGIGGFYTPICKYLTLSNWIKKENLPVILVVGIKLGCINHAILTYQLIIKEKLKFSGWFANCLSNNTEYFIEYLDTIKKFIKAPFLGTIPFLGKKYITKNTNIKIKLPY, from the coding sequence ATGATAAAAAAATGGTTTATTACTGGAACGGATACAAATATTGGTAAAACAACTGTATCTATTTTATTATTAAATAAAGCAAAAAAAATGGGTTTTTGTACAGCAGGGTATAAACCTATTTCTAGTGGTTGTATTAAAACTAATACGGGATATTGTAATAATGATGTTTTACTATTAAAAAATCATAGTACAGAAAAATTTGCATATAATACTATCAATCCATTCTCTTTATATCATACTGGGCCTCCTAGTATTTTAATGAAACAAGCAAATCAATTGATAAATTTGACAACTTTATCTCATAGATTAAGTATAATTCAACAAAAATCTAATTGGATTGTGATAGAAGGAATTGGGGGTTTTTATACACCTATTTGTAAATATTTAACATTATCAAATTGGATTAAAAAAGAAAATTTACCTGTTATATTAGTTGTTGGAATAAAATTAGGATGTATTAATCATGCTATTTTAACCTACCAATTAATTATCAAAGAAAAATTAAAATTTTCAGGGTGGTTTGCTAATTGTTTATCTAATAATACAGAATATTTTATAGAATATCTTGATACTATAAAAAAATTTATTAAAGCACCTTTTTTAGGAACAATACCGTTTTTAGGAAAAAAATATATTACAAAAAATACAAATATAAAAATAAAACTACCTTATTAA
- the gap gene encoding type I glyceraldehyde-3-phosphate dehydrogenase, which produces MVIRIGINGFGRIGRIVFRMAQRRDNIQIVGINDLLDINYIAYMLKFDSTHGTFKESIQVKKNSIIINNKKIKIFSEKNPEKIMWNKLNTDIVIESTGIFLTTESANKHIIAGAKKVIITAPPKDNTPMFVNGVNFHKYSGQNIVSNASCTTNCLAPLAKIIHNHFGIQEGLMTTVHATTATQKTVDSPSQKDWRGGRGALQNIIPSSTGAAIAVGKVLPALAGKLTGIAFRVPTPNVSVVDLTVKLIKKTNYKNICNMIQYSSLRDMQNIIGYTEEDVVSTDFNGSKLTCIFDSKAGLSLNDNFVKLIAWYDNETGYSNKVLDLATLIYSY; this is translated from the coding sequence ATGGTAATTAGAATAGGAATAAATGGTTTTGGAAGAATTGGCAGAATAGTATTTAGAATGGCTCAAAGAAGAGATAATATACAAATAGTAGGAATTAATGATTTATTAGATATTAATTATATAGCTTATATGTTAAAGTTTGATTCTACACATGGTACCTTCAAGGAATCGATTCAAGTAAAAAAAAATAGTATTATCATTAATAATAAAAAAATAAAAATTTTTTCTGAAAAAAATCCAGAAAAAATAATGTGGAATAAATTAAATACAGACATTGTAATAGAATCAACTGGAATATTTTTAACTACTGAATCTGCTAACAAACATATTATCGCTGGAGCAAAAAAGGTAATTATCACAGCACCTCCGAAAGATAATACCCCTATGTTTGTTAATGGTGTTAATTTTCACAAATATAGTGGACAAAATATAGTATCTAATGCATCATGTACGACTAATTGTTTAGCTCCATTAGCTAAAATAATACATAATCATTTTGGAATACAAGAAGGTTTAATGACCACAGTACATGCTACTACCGCTACTCAAAAAACAGTTGATTCACCTTCTCAAAAAGATTGGAGAGGAGGAAGAGGGGCTTTACAAAATATTATTCCATCTTCTACAGGGGCAGCAATAGCTGTAGGTAAAGTATTACCTGCACTGGCTGGAAAATTAACAGGGATAGCATTTAGAGTACCAACTCCAAACGTTTCTGTAGTAGATTTAACAGTAAAATTGATAAAAAAAACTAATTATAAAAATATTTGTAACATGATTCAATATTCTTCTTTAAGAGATATGCAGAATATTATAGGATATACGGAAGAAGATGTTGTTTCTACTGATTTCAATGGATCTAAACTAACATGTATTTTTGATTCTAAAGCAGGATTATCGTTAAATGATAATTTCGTAAAACTAATAGCTTGGTATGATAATGAAACCGGTTATTCCAATAAAGTATTAGATTTAGCTACTCTTATATACTCATATTAA
- a CDS encoding beta-propeller fold lactonase family protein, translated as MKQIVYIVTAKNQSIEVWELLQNGTMYLKQIINTNFQEGQPLVILKKKKKIYIGVRPNYKILVYDILIDGTLKQIGSSTIPYSPNYLSCDDEEKFLFCGYYHAGCMSMSQINKYHLPNKLIQIINNIQGCHSVNINDFNKCIYVPSLLSNRIYLYYIHNIKKKNITLKLLEYVQCKDNSGPRHMAIHSNKKYLYSVNELNGSIDVWKIDKQNMCIINIQNISLFKKQNVSQQAWSADIHITSCGKYLYASDRLHNTITGFHIFNNKLELIDQFHTCAEPKSFCIDKNDKYLICAGQKSNTIILYNIVKHNGSLNQLFEYKVGKQPTWISINTL; from the coding sequence ATGAAACAAATAGTGTATATAGTTACTGCAAAAAATCAATCTATTGAAGTATGGGAATTATTACAAAATGGAACAATGTATTTAAAGCAAATTATAAATACTAACTTCCAAGAAGGACAACCATTAGTTATACTTAAAAAAAAAAAAAAAATATACATTGGGGTGAGACCAAATTATAAAATTTTAGTGTATGATATATTAATCGATGGAACATTAAAACAAATTGGATCTTCAACTATTCCTTATAGCCCTAATTACTTATCTTGCGATGATGAAGAAAAATTTTTATTTTGTGGTTACTATCATGCTGGTTGTATGAGTATGAGTCAGATTAATAAATATCATCTTCCTAATAAACTGATACAAATTATTAATAATATTCAAGGTTGTCATTCTGTTAATATTAATGATTTTAATAAATGTATTTATGTTCCATCTTTATTATCTAATCGTATTTATTTATATTATATACATAATATTAAAAAAAAAAATATAACATTAAAATTACTTGAATACGTGCAATGTAAAGATAATTCTGGTCCAAGACACATGGCTATTCATAGTAATAAAAAATATTTATATAGTGTGAATGAATTAAATGGTAGTATTGATGTATGGAAAATAGATAAACAAAATATGTGTATTATTAACATACAAAATATTAGTTTATTTAAAAAACAAAATGTAAGTCAACAAGCTTGGTCTGCAGATATTCATATTACTTCTTGTGGAAAATATTTGTATGCCTCAGATAGACTACACAATACGATTACTGGATTTCATATTTTTAATAATAAATTAGAATTGATTGATCAGTTTCATACATGTGCAGAGCCTAAATCATTTTGTATTGACAAAAATGATAAATATTTAATTTGTGCAGGTCAAAAATCTAATACTATTATATTATATAATATTGTAAAGCATAATGGTTCATTAAATCAATTATTTGAATATAAAGTTGGTAAACAACCTACATGGATTTCAATAAATACATTATAG
- a CDS encoding DEAD/DEAH box helicase, which yields MILNNFDMFPINSFVIHLKHGLGQYKGLTVIEDNNIQAEYFTILYADNVKLYVPIHHVYLIKKYIFNTDNKKISLHKLGNKKWINERNKIFKNIQDIALNLLDNHAYRTSQPGFAFKQDVEKYQLFCQSFPYEMTCDQKKTMYEVLQDMNKSIPMDRLVCGDVGFGKTEIAIRASFVAVSNKKQVIILVPTTLLAHQHYKTFQKRYKNWPVQVDILSRFQSKCDQISCIENIKLGNTNILIATHKILFNNVLWYDLGLLIIDEEHRFGVSQKEKIKKQFPNIDILTLTATPIPRTLHMAMHGIRNLSILATPPVNRLPVKIAIKKYNTKLIREIIVNEIKRKGQVYYICNKITNLKEKLIILQNLIPEATFKIGHGKIQSTRLKKIMYHFQEKKFDVLICTTIIETGIDIPTVNSIIIEDADSFGLAQLYQMKGRVGRSNIQAYAWLLISDIKKISSNGKKRLLAIESIKNFGAGFDLSMHDLQIRGMGELLGYNQSGHGKNIEISLYVELLQQTIFLIKQNTSLSLTLLKNIQPKVRLFIPNILPESYISNMDIRLYVYKKFFESNKKNDLLKLKIYLIDNFGVLPQETENLFIISNIRILCNDLGIKSVEFNNHDGIIAFNETSSVINSNILLKIFESEVQEWKIKDVFSFYFIKVISNEIERITWLWQFLKKIKHQIK from the coding sequence ATGATACTAAATAATTTTGATATGTTTCCTATAAATTCATTCGTTATTCATTTAAAACATGGTCTTGGACAATATAAAGGTTTAACTGTAATAGAAGATAATAATATTCAGGCTGAATATTTCACTATATTGTATGCTGATAATGTCAAATTATATGTTCCTATCCATCATGTATATTTAATTAAGAAATATATTTTTAATACAGATAATAAAAAAATATCATTGCATAAATTAGGTAATAAAAAATGGATTAATGAAAGAAACAAAATTTTTAAAAATATACAAGATATAGCATTAAATTTGTTAGATAATCATGCCTATCGCACTTCACAGCCTGGTTTTGCTTTTAAACAAGATGTAGAAAAATATCAATTATTTTGTCAAAGTTTTCCTTATGAAATGACTTGTGATCAAAAAAAAACTATGTATGAAGTTTTACAAGATATGAATAAATCTATTCCAATGGATAGATTAGTGTGTGGAGATGTAGGATTTGGTAAAACTGAAATAGCAATTAGAGCTTCTTTTGTAGCTGTAAGTAATAAAAAACAAGTAATTATTTTAGTTCCTACGACATTATTAGCACATCAACATTATAAAACTTTTCAAAAGCGTTATAAAAATTGGCCTGTGCAAGTAGATATTTTATCAAGATTTCAATCAAAATGTGACCAAATATCTTGTATAGAAAACATTAAATTAGGTAATACCAATATCTTAATTGCAACACATAAAATTTTATTTAATAATGTATTATGGTATGATTTAGGTTTGTTAATTATTGATGAAGAACATAGATTTGGGGTTTCTCAAAAAGAAAAAATAAAAAAACAATTTCCTAATATTGATATCTTAACTTTAACTGCTACTCCAATACCTAGAACACTTCATATGGCTATGCATGGTATTAGAAATTTGTCTATTTTAGCTACTCCACCAGTTAACAGATTACCTGTAAAAATTGCTATTAAAAAATATAATACAAAATTAATTCGGGAAATTATTGTTAATGAAATTAAAAGAAAAGGACAAGTATATTATATATGTAATAAGATTACAAATTTGAAAGAAAAGTTAATTATTTTACAGAATTTAATTCCAGAAGCAACATTTAAAATCGGGCATGGTAAAATTCAAAGCACAAGATTAAAAAAAATTATGTATCATTTTCAAGAAAAAAAATTTGATGTTTTAATATGTACAACTATTATTGAAACAGGAATTGATATACCTACTGTAAATTCTATTATCATAGAAGATGCTGATTCTTTTGGTTTAGCACAACTATATCAAATGAAAGGTAGAGTCGGTAGATCTAATATTCAAGCTTATGCTTGGTTACTTATATCTGATATAAAAAAAATATCTTCTAATGGAAAAAAAAGATTATTAGCAATTGAATCAATTAAAAATTTCGGTGCTGGTTTTGATTTATCTATGCATGATTTACAAATTAGGGGTATGGGGGAATTACTAGGATATAATCAAAGCGGGCATGGTAAAAATATTGAAATTTCTTTATATGTTGAATTACTACAACAAACTATTTTCTTAATTAAACAAAATACCTCTTTATCACTTACTCTTTTAAAAAATATCCAACCTAAGGTTAGATTATTTATTCCAAATATTTTACCAGAATCTTATATTTCTAATATGGATATTAGATTGTATGTTTATAAAAAATTTTTTGAATCAAATAAAAAAAATGATTTACTAAAATTAAAAATTTATTTAATAGATAATTTTGGTGTTTTACCTCAAGAAACTGAAAATTTATTTATTATATCAAATATTAGGATATTATGTAACGATCTTGGAATTAAAAGTGTTGAATTCAATAACCATGATGGAATTATTGCATTTAATGAAACTAGTAGTGTAATTAATTCTAATATTTTACTAAAAATATTTGAATCTGAAGTACAGGAGTGGAAAATAAAAGATGTATTTTCTTTTTATTTTATTAAAGTGATTTCTAATGAAATAGAAAGAATTACATGGTTATGGCAATTTTTAAAAAAAATAAAACATCAAATAAAATAA